One genomic region from Streptomyces sp. Li-HN-5-11 encodes:
- a CDS encoding zinc-binding dehydrogenase, producing the protein MFAVYAARIDRDQPLNGLESGERPAPEARPGWSTVNVKAASLNHHDLWSLRGVGLSEDKLPMILGCDAAGVDEDGNEVVLHSVIGQSGHGVGPREPRSILTERYQGTFAEQVAVPTWNILPKPKELSFAEAACLPTAWLTAYRMLFTNAGVRPGDSVLVQGAGGGVATAAIVLGKAAGLRVFATSRDEAKRKRAVELGAVEALESGARLPQRVDAVIETVGAATWSHSVKSLRPGGAIVISGATSGDRPSHAELTRIFFLELKVVGSTMGTKDELEDLLSFCAATGVRPVIDEVLPLDRAREGFERLESGDQFGKIVLTDS; encoded by the coding sequence ATGTTCGCTGTCTACGCCGCCCGAATCGACCGCGACCAGCCGCTGAACGGACTGGAGTCCGGGGAGCGCCCGGCCCCCGAGGCCCGCCCCGGCTGGAGCACCGTCAACGTCAAGGCCGCCTCCCTCAACCACCACGACCTCTGGTCGCTGCGGGGTGTGGGCCTGTCCGAGGACAAGCTGCCGATGATCCTCGGCTGCGACGCCGCCGGTGTCGACGAGGACGGCAACGAGGTCGTCCTGCACTCCGTGATCGGACAGAGCGGGCACGGGGTCGGCCCCCGGGAGCCCCGCTCCATCCTCACCGAGCGTTACCAGGGCACCTTCGCCGAACAGGTCGCCGTGCCGACCTGGAACATCCTGCCCAAGCCCAAGGAGCTGTCCTTCGCGGAGGCCGCCTGCCTGCCCACGGCCTGGCTCACGGCGTACCGCATGCTGTTCACCAACGCGGGGGTGCGGCCCGGTGACTCCGTCCTCGTCCAGGGCGCCGGCGGCGGTGTCGCCACGGCCGCCATCGTGCTCGGCAAGGCGGCCGGCCTGAGGGTCTTCGCGACCAGCCGGGACGAGGCCAAGCGCAAGCGGGCGGTGGAACTCGGCGCCGTGGAGGCGCTGGAGTCGGGGGCGCGGCTGCCGCAGCGGGTCGACGCCGTCATCGAGACCGTCGGCGCGGCCACCTGGTCCCACTCGGTGAAGTCGCTGCGCCCCGGCGGCGCGATCGTCATCTCCGGCGCCACCAGCGGCGACCGGCCCTCCCACGCCGAGCTGACGCGCATCTTCTTCCTGGAACTCAAGGTCGTCGGTTCGACGATGGGCACCAAGGACGAACTGGAGGACCTGCTCTCCTTCTGCGCCGCGACCGGCGTCCGGCCCGTCATCGACGAGGTGCTCCCGCTCGACCGGGCCCGCGAGGGCTTCGAACGGCTGGAGTCGGGGGACCAGTTCGGCAAGATCGTTCTTACCGACTCCTGA
- a CDS encoding ABC transporter substrate-binding protein, whose amino-acid sequence MTARSTRRPTAAHSRIAAAGAIAVAGTLLLTGCGDHTDKGSSGSDSGSSAGSSAPLAAKLPADIRKAGVIKVGSDISYAPVEFMQGGKAAGIDPDIADALGKQLGVKFEFQNGKFDQLIVGLQAKRFNMIMSAMNDTKDRQNGIDSDTGKKVGNGVDFVDYFTAGTSILVQKGNPKGVKSLDDLCGKVVALQKGTTSEGVAKAQSTKCTKGGKKAITLQTFDTDPEALLRLKQGASVADLNDFPVAAYNAKTSGGGKDFEVVGDQIEAGPYGIAVSKENTQLRDALQAAVNAIIKSGEYQKILQKWNVTDGAVTEAKINGGS is encoded by the coding sequence ATGACCGCACGCTCCACCCGTCGTCCGACCGCCGCGCACTCCCGTATAGCCGCGGCCGGTGCGATCGCGGTCGCAGGCACCCTGCTCCTGACCGGCTGCGGCGACCACACCGACAAGGGCAGCAGCGGCAGCGACTCCGGCTCCTCGGCCGGCTCCTCGGCGCCGCTCGCCGCCAAGCTCCCCGCCGACATCCGCAAGGCGGGTGTCATCAAGGTGGGCTCCGACATCTCCTACGCGCCGGTCGAGTTCATGCAGGGCGGCAAGGCAGCCGGCATCGACCCGGACATCGCGGACGCGCTCGGCAAGCAGCTGGGTGTGAAGTTCGAGTTCCAGAACGGCAAGTTCGACCAGCTCATCGTGGGTCTGCAGGCCAAGCGGTTCAACATGATCATGTCCGCGATGAACGACACCAAGGACCGCCAGAACGGCATCGACTCCGACACCGGGAAGAAGGTCGGAAACGGCGTCGACTTCGTCGACTACTTCACCGCCGGCACCTCGATCCTCGTCCAGAAGGGCAACCCCAAGGGCGTCAAGTCGCTGGACGACCTGTGCGGCAAGGTGGTGGCCCTGCAGAAGGGCACCACGTCCGAGGGCGTCGCCAAGGCGCAGAGCACGAAGTGCACGAAGGGCGGCAAGAAGGCCATCACGCTGCAGACCTTCGACACCGACCCCGAGGCGCTGCTGCGCCTGAAGCAGGGCGCGTCCGTCGCCGACCTGAACGACTTCCCGGTCGCGGCCTACAACGCCAAGACCTCGGGCGGCGGCAAGGACTTCGAGGTCGTCGGCGACCAGATCGAGGCCGGCCCGTACGGCATCGCCGTCAGCAAGGAGAACACCCAGCTGCGCGACGCCCTCCAGGCGGCCGTGAACGCGATCATCAAGAGCGGCGAGTACCAGAAGATCCTGCAGAAGTGGAACGTCACGGACGGCGCGGTGACCGAGGCGAAGATCAACGGCGGCTCCTGA
- a CDS encoding DUF6104 family protein, translating to MYFTDRGIEELEKRRGEEEVTFEWLAEQLRTFVDLNPDFEVPVERLATWLARLDDEDDE from the coding sequence TTGTACTTCACCGACCGTGGCATCGAAGAACTGGAGAAGCGGCGCGGCGAGGAGGAGGTCACCTTCGAGTGGCTCGCCGAACAGCTGCGTACGTTCGTCGATCTGAACCCGGACTTCGAGGTGCCGGTGGAGCGCCTGGCGACGTGGCTGGCGCGGCTTGACGACGAGGACGACGAGTAG
- a CDS encoding DUF4097 family beta strand repeat-containing protein, whose translation MPEWSVGEPRKLTFDAPVSELNVRIVNGTVNIVGTDDATARLEVSEIEGPPLVVTQQGGTLTVAYEDLPWKGFLKWLDRKGWRRSAVVSLAVPASTRVEVGVVGAAAVVSGIDGRAEVKGVTGDTTLVGLTGPVRASTVSGNLEAQAVTGELRFSSVSGDLTVMEGSGSAVRADSVSGSMIVDLDPTGGPTDVHLSNVSGEIAIRLPHPADVEVEANTASGTVSNAFEDLRVHGQWGAHKITGRLGSGSGRLKAVTVSGSIALLRRPPAEDGPWEAEPQDARPGDGPVAGHAADGSRSASGDNSVSGPGDGSTGAATDGTTDKKVL comes from the coding sequence ATGCCCGAGTGGTCCGTCGGCGAGCCGAGGAAGCTCACCTTCGACGCGCCCGTGTCGGAGCTCAACGTCCGTATCGTCAACGGCACGGTGAACATCGTGGGCACGGACGACGCCACCGCCCGCCTGGAGGTGTCCGAGATCGAGGGTCCGCCCCTGGTGGTGACCCAGCAGGGCGGCACCCTCACGGTGGCGTACGAGGACCTGCCCTGGAAGGGCTTCCTGAAGTGGCTCGACCGCAAGGGCTGGCGGCGCAGCGCCGTGGTCTCCCTGGCCGTCCCGGCGAGTACGCGCGTGGAGGTCGGGGTGGTCGGCGCTGCCGCGGTGGTCTCGGGGATCGACGGGCGCGCGGAGGTGAAGGGCGTCACCGGGGACACCACCCTGGTGGGGCTGACCGGCCCGGTACGCGCCTCGACGGTGTCGGGGAACCTCGAGGCTCAAGCCGTCACCGGTGAGCTGCGCTTCAGCTCGGTGTCCGGCGATCTCACCGTCATGGAGGGCTCGGGCTCCGCCGTGCGGGCCGACTCGGTCAGTGGCTCGATGATCGTCGACCTCGATCCGACGGGCGGCCCCACCGACGTGCATCTGTCCAATGTCTCGGGGGAGATCGCCATCAGGCTGCCGCACCCGGCGGACGTGGAGGTGGAGGCGAACACGGCGAGCGGCACCGTCTCCAACGCCTTCGAGGACCTCCGTGTTCACGGCCAGTGGGGCGCCCACAAGATCACAGGCCGGCTGGGCTCGGGCAGCGGCCGGCTGAAGGCAGTGACGGTCTCCGGCTCGATCGCCCTGCTGCGGCGCCCACCGGCCGAGGACGGGCCCTGGGAGGCGGAGCCGCAGGACGCCCGGCCGGGAGACGGGCCGGTGGCCGGGCACGCGGCGGACGGCTCGCGCAGCGCATCGGGGGACAATTCCGTTTCCGGTCCGGGCGACGGTTCCACCGGCGCCGCGACCGACGGCACGACCGACAAGAAGGTGCTCTGA
- a CDS encoding amino acid ABC transporter permease codes for MTDTVDKVPAPTVPPEQIKAIPVRHYGRWVAGAVVVAIVVLIGIAFSNAKINYGVIPDYLTDGTILSGAWHTLYISVLAMVLGVVLGMVLAVMRMSSNPVTSTVAWFYVWFFRGTPVLVQLLLWYNIALVFPILNLGFYKNEMNEVMTPFLTALLGLGLNEAAYMSEIVRAGIQSVDEGQTEASHALGMTQGQTLRRVILPQAMRVIVPPTGNEYINMLKTSSLAYAVQFNELIKRSTDISSTSLAVVEMYFVASIWYLVLTTIFSIVQYYVERRYARGSTRNLPPTPLQRLRKNLRLFGSFRRPEVAR; via the coding sequence GTGACTGACACTGTCGACAAGGTTCCGGCGCCGACGGTGCCGCCGGAGCAGATCAAGGCCATCCCGGTGCGCCACTACGGCCGCTGGGTGGCCGGTGCCGTGGTCGTGGCGATCGTGGTGCTGATCGGGATCGCCTTCTCCAACGCGAAGATCAACTACGGCGTCATCCCGGACTACCTCACGGACGGGACCATCCTGTCCGGCGCCTGGCACACGCTCTACATCTCGGTCCTCGCCATGGTGCTCGGCGTCGTCCTGGGCATGGTCCTCGCCGTGATGCGGATGTCCTCGAACCCGGTCACCAGCACGGTGGCCTGGTTCTACGTCTGGTTCTTCCGCGGCACCCCGGTCCTGGTCCAGCTGCTGCTCTGGTACAACATCGCGCTTGTGTTCCCCATCCTGAACCTGGGGTTCTACAAGAACGAGATGAACGAGGTCATGACCCCGTTCCTGACCGCGCTGCTGGGGCTCGGCCTGAACGAGGCCGCGTACATGTCGGAGATCGTCCGCGCCGGCATCCAGTCGGTCGACGAGGGCCAGACCGAGGCGTCGCACGCCCTGGGCATGACGCAGGGCCAGACACTGCGCCGCGTGATCCTCCCCCAGGCGATGCGGGTCATCGTTCCGCCGACGGGCAACGAGTACATCAACATGCTGAAGACCTCGTCGCTCGCCTACGCGGTGCAGTTCAACGAGCTCATCAAGCGGTCCACGGACATCTCCAGCACCTCGCTGGCGGTCGTGGAGATGTACTTCGTGGCGTCGATCTGGTACCTGGTCCTGACCACGATCTTCAGCATCGTCCAGTACTACGTGGAACGCCGTTACGCCCGCGGTTCGACGCGCAACCTGCCGCCGACCCCGCTGCAGCGGCTGAGGAAGAACCTCCGTCTGTTCGGCTCGTTCCGTCGCCCGGAGGTGGCCCGATGA
- a CDS encoding NADP-dependent malic enzyme yields the protein MAAEIVNPRSDSGTDQDGGAEPLDSFDPAFALHRGGKMAVQATVPVRDKDDLSLAYTPGVARVCTAIAEQPELVHDYTWKSSVVAVVTDGTAVLGLGDIGPEASLPVMEGKAILFKQFGGVDAVPIALDCTGVDEIIETVVRLAPSFGGVNLEDISAPRCFEIERRLQERLDIPVFHDDQHGTAVVTLAALRNAARLSGRGIGELRAVISGAGAAGVAIAKMLIEAGIGDVAVADRKGIVSAGRDDLTEVKRELAEFTNKAGISGSLEDALAGADVFIGVSGGTVPEAAVASMAEGAFVFAMANPNPEVHPDIAHKYAAVVATGRSDFPNQINNVLAFPGIFAGALQVRASRITEGMKIAAAEALAGVVGDDLAADYVIPSPFDERVAPAVTAAVAAAARAEGVARR from the coding sequence GTGGCAGCGGAGATCGTCAATCCTCGCAGCGACAGCGGCACGGACCAGGACGGCGGGGCAGAGCCGCTCGATTCCTTCGATCCGGCCTTCGCGCTGCACCGCGGCGGCAAGATGGCCGTGCAGGCCACCGTGCCCGTCCGGGACAAGGACGACCTGTCCCTCGCATACACGCCCGGCGTCGCTCGCGTGTGCACCGCGATCGCGGAACAGCCGGAGCTCGTCCACGACTACACGTGGAAGTCGTCCGTGGTCGCCGTGGTGACCGACGGCACGGCCGTGCTGGGCCTCGGGGACATCGGCCCCGAGGCCTCCCTTCCGGTGATGGAGGGGAAGGCGATTCTGTTCAAGCAGTTCGGCGGCGTGGACGCCGTGCCGATCGCGCTCGACTGCACCGGCGTCGACGAGATCATCGAGACCGTGGTGCGCCTCGCCCCGTCCTTCGGAGGAGTGAACCTGGAGGACATCTCGGCGCCCCGGTGCTTCGAGATCGAGCGCAGGCTCCAGGAGCGGCTCGACATCCCGGTCTTCCACGACGACCAGCACGGTACGGCGGTCGTCACGCTGGCGGCGCTGCGCAACGCCGCGCGGCTGAGCGGGCGCGGGATCGGCGAACTGCGTGCCGTCATCTCCGGCGCGGGCGCGGCCGGTGTCGCCATCGCGAAGATGCTCATCGAGGCCGGGATCGGCGACGTCGCCGTCGCGGACCGCAAGGGCATCGTGTCGGCCGGCCGGGACGACCTCACCGAGGTCAAGCGCGAGCTGGCCGAGTTCACCAACAAGGCGGGCATCTCCGGATCCCTGGAGGACGCCCTGGCCGGCGCCGACGTGTTCATCGGCGTCTCCGGCGGTACGGTCCCGGAGGCGGCCGTGGCCTCGATGGCCGAGGGAGCCTTCGTGTTCGCCATGGCGAACCCGAACCCCGAGGTGCACCCCGACATCGCGCACAAGTACGCGGCGGTCGTGGCGACCGGGCGGTCGGACTTCCCGAACCAGATCAACAACGTGCTGGCGTTCCCCGGCATCTTCGCGGGCGCGCTGCAGGTGCGGGCGTCCCGGATCACCGAGGGCATGAAGATCGCGGCGGCCGAGGCGCTGGCCGGGGTCGTCGGGGACGACCTCGCCGCGGACTACGTGATCCCGTCGCCGTTCGACGAGCGGGTCGCGCCGGCCGTGACGGCGGCGGTGGCCGCCGCGGCTCGCGCGGAGGGCGTCGCACGTCGCTGA
- a CDS encoding amino acid ABC transporter ATP-binding protein, which translates to MSTTLGKDTSGGPMVRAEGVHKSFGLAHILKGIDLEVNPREVFCLIGPSGSGKSTFLRCINHLEKISAGRLYVDGDLVGYRQKGDKLYELKEREVAAQRRDIGMVFQRFNLFPHMTALENVMEAPLQVKRETKAVARERAQRLLDRVGLGDRTGHYPAQLSGGQQQRVAIARALAMEPKLMLFDEPTSALDPELVGEVLDVMRDLAEDGMTMIVVTHEMGFAREVGDSLVFMDDGVVVESGHPREVLANPRHERTKSFLSKVL; encoded by the coding sequence ATGAGCACCACTCTCGGCAAGGACACCAGCGGGGGCCCGATGGTCAGGGCCGAGGGCGTGCACAAGTCCTTCGGGCTCGCGCACATCCTCAAGGGCATCGACCTGGAGGTGAACCCGCGTGAGGTGTTCTGCCTCATCGGTCCCTCCGGCTCGGGCAAGTCCACCTTCCTGCGGTGCATCAACCACCTGGAGAAGATCAGCGCCGGCCGGCTGTACGTCGACGGCGACCTGGTCGGCTACCGGCAGAAGGGCGACAAGCTCTACGAGCTCAAGGAACGCGAGGTGGCGGCCCAGCGCCGGGACATCGGCATGGTGTTCCAGCGCTTCAACCTCTTCCCGCACATGACGGCGCTGGAGAACGTCATGGAGGCGCCGCTCCAGGTCAAGCGGGAGACGAAGGCCGTCGCCCGGGAGCGGGCCCAGCGGCTGCTGGACCGGGTGGGCCTCGGTGACCGCACCGGCCACTACCCCGCCCAGCTCTCCGGCGGCCAGCAGCAGCGCGTCGCCATCGCCCGCGCGCTGGCGATGGAACCCAAGCTGATGCTCTTCGACGAGCCGACCTCGGCCCTCGACCCGGAGCTCGTCGGCGAGGTCCTCGACGTGATGCGCGACCTGGCCGAGGACGGCATGACGATGATCGTCGTCACGCACGAGATGGGCTTCGCCCGCGAGGTCGGCGACTCGCTGGTGTTCATGGACGACGGTGTGGTGGTCGAGTCCGGCCACCCGCGCGAGGTGCTGGCGAACCCGCGGCACGAGCGTACGAAGTCGTTCCTGTCCAAGGTGCTGTAA
- a CDS encoding PadR family transcriptional regulator — protein sequence MPPVFAHGRLRLYLLKLLDEAPRHGYEVIRLLEERFQGLYAPSAGTVYPRLAKLEAEGLVTHTTEGGRKVYAITDAGRDELADRSGELADLELEIRESVAELAAEIRADVRGAAGDLRREMRAAASEARQGSGSGAWGHGEAGDLDDKESWRAAKEEMRRVKQEWKEQARRAKDESRRAREEAQRARRQAREAQEQARAQAQEELQRIARRVQEQVQDHFARGDWPTGVREGLTELAKEVGDFGKDFGKTFGKDLGFGRSAAGTSAAHTEYSETPEDFPAAYEPAWAHEAPSGDPARDLDRLLDRFRDDIRDAARDHGVTADQLRDTRRHLSTAAAHIGAILRKPKV from the coding sequence ATGCCTCCCGTCTTCGCCCACGGCCGCCTCCGCCTCTATCTGCTCAAGCTGCTCGACGAGGCCCCACGCCACGGCTACGAGGTGATCCGCCTGCTGGAGGAGCGCTTCCAGGGCCTCTACGCGCCCTCGGCGGGCACCGTCTACCCCCGTCTGGCCAAGCTGGAGGCCGAGGGCCTGGTCACCCACACCACCGAGGGCGGCCGCAAGGTGTACGCCATCACGGACGCGGGCCGTGACGAGCTGGCCGACCGCAGCGGTGAACTGGCCGACCTGGAGCTGGAGATCCGCGAGTCGGTCGCCGAACTCGCCGCGGAGATCCGCGCCGACGTGCGCGGCGCCGCGGGCGACCTGCGGCGCGAGATGCGCGCGGCGGCGTCCGAGGCCCGGCAGGGCTCCGGATCCGGCGCCTGGGGCCACGGTGAGGCAGGCGACCTGGACGACAAGGAGTCCTGGCGGGCCGCCAAGGAGGAGATGCGGCGCGTCAAGCAGGAGTGGAAGGAGCAGGCCCGGCGCGCCAAGGACGAGAGCCGCCGCGCCCGCGAGGAGGCCCAGCGGGCCCGGCGCCAGGCCAGGGAGGCTCAGGAGCAGGCGCGGGCCCAGGCGCAGGAGGAGCTGCAGCGCATCGCCCGGCGGGTCCAGGAGCAGGTGCAGGATCACTTCGCGCGGGGTGACTGGCCGACGGGGGTGCGCGAGGGTCTGACCGAACTGGCCAAGGAGGTCGGCGACTTCGGCAAGGACTTCGGGAAGACGTTCGGCAAGGACCTCGGCTTCGGGCGTTCGGCCGCCGGCACGTCAGCGGCGCACACCGAGTACTCCGAGACCCCGGAGGACTTCCCCGCCGCCTACGAACCGGCCTGGGCGCACGAGGCCCCCAGCGGCGACCCGGCCCGCGACCTGGACCGGCTCCTTGACCGATTCCGGGACGACATCCGTGACGCGGCCCGCGACCACGGCGTCACCGCCGACCAGCTCCGCGACACCCGCCGCCACTTGTCGACCGCGGCCGCGCACATCGGAGCGATACTGCGCAAGCCGAAGGTCTGA